CGTGGACAAACCTGGGGGCGTTGGCCTTGACGATTGCCAGGGACTCCACGAGGAACTAGGGAGGTTGGTGGATGAGGCAGTCCATACCGGGGATCCCTACTATCTTGAGGTGTCTTCTCCCGGACTAGACCGGCCTTTGAAGAAGGAAAGGGACTACGAGGTCTTCCGTGGGCGCGAGGTGAATGTGAAGACCTTTGGCCCCGTGGATGGAGGTAGGGAATTCCTGGGCACCCTGGTGGGGCTCGAGAACGGTGAAGTGGTATTGGACATCAAGGGGCATCTCGTAAGGATACCCCGGGAGAAGGTGGCCAGTGCGAGGCTGGCGTTGAAGCTTTAAGGAGGCTGAGGCTGTGAACGGCGAGTTCATGATGGCGCTCAAGCAGATAGAGAGGGAAAAGGGTGTGGCCTTGGATGTGCTGGTTGAGGCCATTGAGGCCGCGCTCATCTCCGCCTATCGCCGCAACTTCGGCTCCGTCCAGAACGTCCGGGTTGAAGTGCACAGGGAGACCGGCGAGATCCGGGTATTTGCCAAGAAGACCGTAGTGGATGAGGTGCAGGACCCCCGCCAGGAAATATCCCTGGAACAGGCCCGCTTAAGGCGTCCGGATTACTCCCTGGACGACGAGATTGAGTTCGAGGTGACCCCTAAGGACTTTGGGCGGATCGCAGCCCAAACCGCCAAGCAGGTTGTGGTGCAGCGCATCCGCGAAGCCGAGAGGGGTATCATCTACGAGGAGTACTCTAACAGGGAGGGCGACATCGTAACTGGAGTGGTGCACAGGATCGAGCACCGCAATGTCATGATAGAACTGGGAAAGGCCGAGGCCATTCTCTCCCCAGCTGAGCAGGTGCCGGGGGAGATGTACCGGCAGGGGGAGAGACTGAAGAGCTATGTCATAGAGGTCAAGAAGACCACTAAGGGCCCGGCCATCTACGTGTCCCGGACACACCCGGGCCTACTGAAGCGCCTCTTTGAACTGGAGGTGCCCGAGATCCATGATGGCATCGTGGAGATCAAGGCCATTGCCAGGGAGCCTGGTTCCCGGTCCAAGATAGCAGTATCATCCCGGGACCCCAACGTTGACCCCGTGGGCTCTTGTGTGGGACCCAAGGGGATGAGGGTCCAGACTGTTGTCAATGAACTCAGGGGAGAGAAGATAGACATAGTGCGGTGGGACAGCGAGGTCCCCAGATTTGTGGCTAACGCGCTCAGCCCGGCGAAGGTCCTGGTGGTTGAGCCCGAGGCGAATGACAAGGTGGCCCGGGTTACGGTGCCTGACTACCAGCTCTCCCTGGCCATAGGCAAGGAAGGACAGAATGCTCGCCTGGCTGCCAAGCTCACTGGGTGGAAGATCGACATCAAGAGCGAACAGCAGGTGAAGATGGCCGAGGAAGAAGCCCCGGAAGACGACGCTGGGGAGGATGAAGAGGTGACGGAGGGTGGCGCCATGGGGGAGGGTAAGTCATGAAGCCCCGGCGTGTGCCACTAAGAACCTGTATCGGCTGCGCGGAAACGCGACCCAAGAGGGAGATGCTGAGGATCGTCAGGACCCTCGAGGGCACTCTGGAGTTTGACCCCACAGGGAAGCGTTCCGGTAGGGGAGCCTACATCTGTCCAGAGGCAGGGTGCCTGGAGAAGGCCGTGAAGGCAAAGAACCTGGAGCGAGCCATGAAGAATCCCGTTTCCACCATAGAGGTGCAAGACCTCAAGGACAACCTGAGGGCGGCGGTGGAGGAGGTCTCCCGCAGGCAAAGGGTATAGGCCAACGGAAAACGGAAACAGGCATTTGGGGGTGAGTGGATGACAGAGAAGATCAGGGTATATGAGCTGGCCAAGGAGATGCTGGTGGATAGCAAGGTCATAATCCGTGTCCTGGACCAGATGGATGTGCCCGTCAAGAACCACATGAGCACTATGGAGGCGGAGGTGGCAGACCAGGTCCGGGAGGTTCTCACCGGAAGGGCCAAGATGTCGCCTCCTCCGAAGAAGGAGATCAAGAAGACACCGAGGCCTCCGGTGCCTGCCGCTCGCCCAGGACCCATAAGACCAGTAGTCCAGCCTGGGCAGGCGGTCAGGCCCAAACCTGTGGGACCTGCCGTGCAAAAGGAACAGAGGCGCCAGCCATCCAGGCCCATTTCGCCCCCCCGGCCAGTACAGAAACCGCCGGGAGGCCGGCCCGGGGCGCCCCAGGCACGCCAGAGCCCGCACCAGCCCGGACGGGATGAACGGCGCCAGCCCGGGCAGAAGGGCGGCCGTTTCCGGCAAGACCAGGCTGAATTCGCTCGCAGGGGACGAGGGAAGAAGGCAGACTGGCGGAAGTCAAAGGGCACCACAGGGACCCAGGCTGCCGCCAAACCCAAGAAGCCCCAGAAGATAGTGCTGGAGGGCTCCATCAGTGTGGCCAAGATGGCGGATAAGATGGGCCTGAAGGCAACGGATCTCATGAGACAGCTGGTATCTATGGGGGTCATGGTCTCCATCAACCAGGAAATCGACACGGAAACCGCTATGGTCATAGGACAGGAAATGGGGTACGAGGTAGAGGAGCGCCGCTCTGACCAAGCCATGGAGAAGGAGCACCTTCAAGAGGTCGAGGACAGCCCGGAAAACCTCAAGCCCAGGCCGCCGGTGGTCACAGTGATGGGGCACGTTGACCATGGAAAGACATCGCTCCTGGACGCCATCAGGCATGCCAATGTCACTGCCCAGGAAGCAGGGGGTATCACCCAGCATATAGGCGCCTACACCGTCGATGCCGGCGGGCGCGATGTAGTTTTCATTGACACGCCGGGTCATGAGGCCTTCACGGCCATGAGGGCCAGGGGGGCCAAAGTGACAGACCTGGCGGTGCTGGTGGTGGCCGCAGATGATGGTGTCATGCCCCAGACCATTGAAGCTATGAACCACGCGAAGGCCGCAGGGGTTCCCATCATCGTTGCCATCAACAAGATAGACAAGCCCAATACCAACGTGGACCGGGTGAAACAGCAGTTGTCTGAGCACGGCCTCATCCCTGAGGACTGGGGTGGAGACGTGGTGTGCGTACCGGTGAGCGCAAAGGAGAAGACCGGGCTGGACACCCTACTGGAAATGATCCTCCTGGTCTCCGAGATGCAGGACCTCAAGGCCAACCCGGAGCGTCGCGCCGCGGGGATTGTGGTAGAGGCCGAGCTGGACAAGGGGCGCGGCCCAGTGGCCACCGTTATCGTCCAGACGGGCACCCTGAAGGTAGGGGATGCCTTCGTGGCGGGGAGCGTGTGGGGCAAGGTCAGGGCCATGATGGACCACAGGGCGAGGCGGGTCAAGAAGGCAGGCCCCTCGATGCCGGTGGAGGTCATCGGCATGGCTGACGTCCCGGAGGCAGGGGACCCGTTCAATGTAGTTCAGGATGACAAGATCGCCCGGACCATAGCGGAGCACCGCATGGTTAGGCAGCGGGAGAAGGACCTCAGGGCAATCCACCGGCTAACCCTGGAAGACCTCTTTAGCCAGGCTGGGGAAGGGGAGATCAGGGAACTCAACCTCATCCTCAAGGCGGATGTGCAGGGTAGCGTTGAAGCGGTGAAGCATGCCCTGGAGAACGTGCAGCACACCGAGGTAAGGCTAGCAGTGATCCACACTGGCGTGGGTGCCATCACCGAATCCGACGTCATGCTAGCGGCTGCCTCCCAAGCCACCATCATTGGGTTCAACGTGCGCCCTGATGCCAATGCCCGGAAAGCGGCGGAGGGCGAGCACGTGGACATAAGGACGTATCGAGTGATATATGAGGCCATAGATGACATCAAGGCAGCGCTACAGGGGATGCTGAAGCCCAAGACCAGGGAGGTAGTCCTGGGACGGGCTGAGGTCAGGGCCACCTTCCGGGTTCCCAAGGCTGGGACCGTGGCCGGGTGCTACGTTACCGAGGGGAAGATGACCCGGCAGGGGAGGGTCAGGGTTATCAGGGATGGGGTGGTTGTGCACGAGGGGCGCATGGATTCCCTAAAGAGGTTCAAGGAGGACGTGCGGGAGGTCAGCGCCGACTACGAGTGCGGCATATCCCTGGAGGGGTTCAACGAGGTCAAGGAGGGAGACACCCTGGAGGTGTTCTCCACCGAGGAGATGAAACCCGAGGCCATGGCCTAGGTGAAGGAGGGCCCTGGCATGTACGTGGCAGCCTGCAGGCTCGATATCCAGATCCCAGGGAGCCGGTCCTTGAAGGACCGGAGGCGGGTGGTCCAGAGCGCGGTAGACAGGCTCAGGCACCGCTATCACGTATCGGCTGCAGAGGTCTATTCCGGGGACCAGTGGCAGCGTTCCGCCATCGGGATGGCCTTTGTCAGCGGAGACCTCTCCCATGCCCAGCGGGTTGTGGGTGAGGCGGCACGGTGGCTCCGAGCCAACCTGGACGGAGATGTCCTAGACGAGGCGATGACGGCCATCGGCCCCACGTTTTGACGGCCCGGCCTAGACCCTTGGCGTTTTCTCCGGCAAGGAGGGGATCAGCGTGGGACAGCGCAAGGTTGAACGGGCTCAGGAAGCCCTGCGGGAGGAGATAGGCTGTATCATCCACGACGAGATGAAAGACCCGAGGATAGGTTTCGCCAGCGTGGTCCGGGTAGAGGTATCCCCTGACATACGTCACGCCAGGGTGTTCGTGAGTGTCCTGGGCAGCGAGGAAGAGAAGGCTTGTACATTGCAGGGGTTGGAGGGGGCCAAGGGCTTTATCCGTTCTGAGCTGGGAAAACGGCTCAGGCTGAGGTTCACGCCTGAGATATCCTTCAGGTTGGATGACTCTATCGAGCGGGGAGTCAGGATTGCCCGGCTTCTCGAGGAGATGGTTCCCGCCAAGGAGGAAGGGGCTGGGGACAAGTGAGAGCCGGGCCCCCAGAGGTCGCCGGTCTCCTGAAGGGGGCGGAGGCCCTTCTAATCACGTGCCACATCATGCCCGACGGGGACGCCCTCGGGTCCGCCCTGGCTCTGGCCCAGGGGCTCATGGCCCAGGGTAAGAGGGTTGAGGTGGTCTGCCAGGATCCCGTGCCGGAACTCTACTCGTTCCTCCCGGGGTCCTCTCTCGTGCTCACCCCGGACCAGGCAAGAGGGCCTCACGAGGTGGCGGTGTTCCTGGACTGTACCGATGCGTCCCGGGTAGGCGAGGCCGCACTGGCCCTGGCCAATGGCGCGCGGGTGCGCCTTAATGTGGATCACCACGTGACCAACAGCTTCTTTGGGGACATGAACTACGTTGACCCCCAGCGGGCCGCCGTGGGAGAGCAGGTCTACCTGGTACTCCAGGCCATGGGTGTCAAGGTGGGAAAACCCACCGCTATGTGCCTCTACGTTGCCATCGCCACGGATACGGGCCAATTCTGCTACAGCAACACTACCGTGGAGACCCACAGGCTGGTGGCCAGCCTGCTGGAGGACGGGGCAAATCCCGCCCAGGTATCGGAGAGCCTCTATGAATCCCGCTCCCTCCCGAGCCTGAGACTGCTGTCCCTTGCCCTGGGCGCGCTGCGTGTCAGCCCCTGCGGCCAGGTTGCCTGGGTATCACTGTCCCGTTCAATGCTCAAAGCGGCAGGAGCCCGGGATGACGAGGCAGAGGGGCTCATCAACTACCCCCGCTCGCTCGAGGGTGTTGCCGTGGGCATCCTCTTGAAGGAGATAGATGAAGACCGGGTGAAGGTGAGTTTTCGTTCCAGAGATCGCGTTGACGTGAGTCGCTTGGCAGCATCCCTGGGGGGAGGGGGGCATCCCAGGGCTGCGGGGTGCCTGCTAGAGATGGGTCTCCAGGAGGCGGAGGATGCCGTGGTAAGGGTGGCTCTTGAGGCGGTGAGGGAGGATAGAGGGCTTCATCAATGTTCTCAAGCCCCCGGGACTGACCAGCCATGACGTGGTCCAGTACTTCCGGAGGCTCCTGGGCCAGAAGAGGGTGGGGCACACTGGTACCCTGGACCCGGGTGCCGCCGGGGTGCTTCCCCTGGCGGTGGGACAGGCCACCCGTCTCGCCGAGTACCTGCTGCTCCTGGGCAAGTCCTACCGCTTTGAGATCACCCTGGGGGTGACCACGGACACCCTCGATGCCTCAGGCCGGGTGGTCTCCGAGGCCCTAGCCAGGGTGACCGCCAGGGATCTGGAGGGGATCCTCTCCGTATTCACCGGCAGGGTCCAGCAGGTGCCTCCCATGGTGTCTGCCGTGAGGCGCCAGGGGGTCAGGCTTCACACCCTGGCTCGGAGGGGTATGGAGGTAGAGAGGGAGCCCAGGGAGGTCCAGATCTACTCCCTGCACCTGGCCGCATTCTTCCCTGGTGAGCACCCCCGTGCCTTGCTGGACCTGGCCTGTTCGTCGGGTACCTACGTGAGGGTGCTGTGCCAGGACATGGGAGAGGCCCTGGGTTGCGGGGCACACATGTCCTTCCTGGTAAGGACCGTTTCCGGGCCTTTCATCCTGGGTGAAGCCCTCCTCTTGGAGGAAGCGGCGGGAATGGCCCGGGCCGGCAGGGCCCAGGACATGCTGGAACCCATGGAACGCGGGGTGGCTCACCTGCCCGAGGTCAAGGTGCCATGGGATGAGATAGGGATGGTAGCCACGGGGCGGCCTCCCAGGCTGGCCTCACCGGATGGCTTGGTCCGCCTGGTGTCTCCCGGCGGAAGGCTCCTGGCCGTGGCCGAGGGAAGCCAAGGCGAAGCGAAGCCCCGGAAGGTGTTTGTTTCCAAACTGAGGGGAGAGCAGGATGAGGATCACCAGGAACGTGGATGACCTCGGGAACACGGGCAAGTGCGTGGCCATGGGCTTATTCGATGGGGTTCACATGGGACACCAGACCTTGGTGAAGAGGCTGGTTACAGCCGCCCGGGGTGCCGGGGGCAAGGCTGTGGTGCTTACCTTTGACCCCCACCCGCTGGAGATACTAAACCCGGCTTTCGCGCCCCCGTACCTAACCAATCTTGAGGAGAAGGCCCTCCTTTTGGAAGCCCTGGGGGTCGATGACCTGCTGGTGCTGGCCTTTGATGCCTCCTTCTCCAGGCTGAGCCCTGAGGCCTTTGCTGGGGGTGTCCTGGGCAGGATCAGACCATACCAGGTATTCATCGGCTATAACTTCACATTCGGCCACAAGGGACTCGGCACCGCCCATACCCTTGTGGAGATGGGGCGCAAGCACTCCTTTGAGGTTCAGGTGGTGGACCCGGTGAAGTACAAGGGTGCAGTAGTATCCAGCACCCTCATACGGGACAGTATAGGCCAGGGAAGAGTGGAACTGGCCAATGAGATGCTGGGCAGGGCCTACACCCTCCCCGGGGTCCTCGGCAAGGAACCCCAGGGAGGCACCAGCCTTGGCTTCGGGCCGGGCCGGGCCCTGCCGGGCTCCGGTGTATACGCTGTCCGCTGCCAAGCCGGCAGAGCCCTTGACGGGGTCTGCCTGGTAAGATGGCCAGGTCCCCGGATCCTCGTGGATTCACTGGGTCCTGCCCTCCCCGAGGGGCCAGCCCGTGTTACCTTTCTGAAGCACTGGAGGGGTTGTCTTCCCCAAGCCCTGGAGGACCGTCACTGCATGTGGGCCCGCCGGGCGCTGGACGGCACGCCTTGGTGGGTCTGATTTACAAGGCGTCCAGCGTTATGGTAGAATGACTTCAGCCCTCAAGCCCCTTGGGCCTGAGGTATGATGAACCCCGTTCTAGGAGTCATGTGTTCTCCGGCGGACCTCTTGGTCGGGGGGATCTGGAGAGAACAGGAGGTGAAGTAGGGTGTCACTGGACTCTGAGAAGAAGCGCGAGATAATTGACCAGCACCGCATGCATGAGAAGGACACGGGGTCCCCGGAGGTACAGATAGCCATACTCACGGAGAAGATCAATTACCTCACGGAGCACCTCAAGGAGCACAAAAAGGACCACCATTCCCGCAGGGGACTGCTTAAGATGGTTGGACAGCGAAGGGGGCTCCTCAACTACCTGAAGAACACCAACGTTGACAGGTACCGTGCCATTGTGGAGAAACTAGGCCTGAGGAGATAGGCGGTTTCTCCTTGCGTTTTCTTAGGAAGGAGGAGGTAAGAAGGTGCAGGAACAGGGGGGTGCACCGAAGGGCCCAGTCGACACAGATGACCGAGGCTTTTTCGAACACCACAGGCGAGTGGAAATGGATCTGGGCGGACGGCCCATCTCACTGGAGACAGGCAAGATGGCCCGGCAGGCTGGCGGCTCTGTCATCGTCTCCTATGGTGGGACGGTGGTGCTGTCGGCGGCCACCGGTTCGGAAAGACCCAGGGAGGGCGTGGACTTCCTGCCCCTCACCGTTGACTACGAGGAACGCCTCTACGCGGTGGGTCGCATCCCTGGCAGCTGGACAAGGAGAGAGGGAAGGCCCCACGACAAGGCGATACTGGCGGCCCGCCTAGCCGACAGGGGACTCAGGCCTCTCTTTCCCGAGGGCCAAAAGCGTGACGTGCAGGTGGTCAACATGGTGCTCTCCGTGGAACAGGACAACGCCCCGGAGATATGCGCCATCAATGGCGCCTCAGCGGCGCTGATGCTCTCTGAGATACCCTTCATGGGACCCATTAGCGCCGTGGAGGTGGGGATGGTCGATGGCAGGCTCATCGTGAACCCCACCCATGAGGAGACCCAGAAGAGCCTCATGCGTCTCACCGTAGCTGGAACACGGGACGCGGTGCTCATGGTGGAGGCGGAGGCCAGGGAGGTTTCCGAGGATCAGATACTCAAGGCCATCGCCCTGGCTCACGATGTCATCAGGGACCTGTGTGATCTCCAGATGAGGCTGGTGCAGGAGGCAGGGCGAGGCAAGGTGGATGAGGAGGCTCCCGGAGCCCTCCAGTCCCAGGTGGAGTCCATGGTAAGAGCTTACCTGGCTGAACTCATAGAGACCCCCCAGGGGATACCGCCAGCTAAGAGCCTTGAGGATATAAGGGGCATCCTGGAGCCCCTCAGGAAGGAACACCCCGACGAAGACATCAACCAGGCCTTCAAAGACGTCCTGGCATCGGAGATCAAGGCCCGGGTACCCTCCCTTGTCAGGGGCGTCCTGAGAGAAGGCATCCAGAAGGCCGTAGAGGTGTCCAGGTCAGGCAAGGCAGACGGCATATCCCTGAAGAAGGAACGGGAGGCCCGGCTGGACCGGGCGCAGGACGATGCCTGGAAGCGGCTGGCACCGCTCCTGCCCGGATGGGAAAAAGAGGTCAGGGGTGTGATCTACAAGACACTGAAGACCGTTGTCCGCCGGATGATGCTGGACGAGGAGGTCCGCATAGACGGGCGCTCCCCTACGGAGGTAAGACCCATCTGGTGCGGTGTGGGTGTTCTTCCCAGGACCCATGGCTCAGCCCTGTTTACCAGGGGTGAGACCCAGGTGCTCACCGTGGGTACCCTGGGGGCCGTGGGCGACGTCCAGATGCTGGATGACGTGGATGAAGAGGAATACCGCCGCTTCATGCACCACTACAACTTCCCTCCCTTCAGTGTGGGGGAGGCGCGTCCCATGAGGGGCCCCGGCCGCAGGGAGATCGGTCACGGAGCCCTGGCCTCCAAGGCCATTGAGGCGGTGCTGCCAGACGAGGAGTCATTCC
Above is a window of Bacillota bacterium DNA encoding:
- a CDS encoding bifunctional oligoribonuclease/PAP phosphatase NrnA, with amino-acid sequence MRAGPPEVAGLLKGAEALLITCHIMPDGDALGSALALAQGLMAQGKRVEVVCQDPVPELYSFLPGSSLVLTPDQARGPHEVAVFLDCTDASRVGEAALALANGARVRLNVDHHVTNSFFGDMNYVDPQRAAVGEQVYLVLQAMGVKVGKPTAMCLYVAIATDTGQFCYSNTTVETHRLVASLLEDGANPAQVSESLYESRSLPSLRLLSLALGALRVSPCGQVAWVSLSRSMLKAAGARDDEAEGLINYPRSLEGVAVGILLKEIDEDRVKVSFRSRDRVDVSRLAASLGGGGHPRAAGCLLEMGLQEAEDAVVRVALEAVREDRGLHQCSQAPGTDQP
- a CDS encoding DUF503 domain-containing protein, producing MYVAACRLDIQIPGSRSLKDRRRVVQSAVDRLRHRYHVSAAEVYSGDQWQRSAIGMAFVSGDLSHAQRVVGEAARWLRANLDGDVLDEAMTAIGPTF
- the infB gene encoding translation initiation factor IF-2 → MTEKIRVYELAKEMLVDSKVIIRVLDQMDVPVKNHMSTMEAEVADQVREVLTGRAKMSPPPKKEIKKTPRPPVPAARPGPIRPVVQPGQAVRPKPVGPAVQKEQRRQPSRPISPPRPVQKPPGGRPGAPQARQSPHQPGRDERRQPGQKGGRFRQDQAEFARRGRGKKADWRKSKGTTGTQAAAKPKKPQKIVLEGSISVAKMADKMGLKATDLMRQLVSMGVMVSINQEIDTETAMVIGQEMGYEVEERRSDQAMEKEHLQEVEDSPENLKPRPPVVTVMGHVDHGKTSLLDAIRHANVTAQEAGGITQHIGAYTVDAGGRDVVFIDTPGHEAFTAMRARGAKVTDLAVLVVAADDGVMPQTIEAMNHAKAAGVPIIVAINKIDKPNTNVDRVKQQLSEHGLIPEDWGGDVVCVPVSAKEKTGLDTLLEMILLVSEMQDLKANPERRAAGIVVEAELDKGRGPVATVIVQTGTLKVGDAFVAGSVWGKVRAMMDHRARRVKKAGPSMPVEVIGMADVPEAGDPFNVVQDDKIARTIAEHRMVRQREKDLRAIHRLTLEDLFSQAGEGEIRELNLILKADVQGSVEAVKHALENVQHTEVRLAVIHTGVGAITESDVMLAAASQATIIGFNVRPDANARKAAEGEHVDIRTYRVIYEAIDDIKAALQGMLKPKTREVVLGRAEVRATFRVPKAGTVAGCYVTEGKMTRQGRVRVIRDGVVVHEGRMDSLKRFKEDVREVSADYECGISLEGFNEVKEGDTLEVFSTEEMKPEAMA
- the rbfA gene encoding 30S ribosome-binding factor RbfA; protein product: MGQRKVERAQEALREEIGCIIHDEMKDPRIGFASVVRVEVSPDIRHARVFVSVLGSEEEKACTLQGLEGAKGFIRSELGKRLRLRFTPEISFRLDDSIERGVRIARLLEEMVPAKEEGAGDK
- a CDS encoding YlxR family protein, with translation MKPRRVPLRTCIGCAETRPKREMLRIVRTLEGTLEFDPTGKRSGRGAYICPEAGCLEKAVKAKNLERAMKNPVSTIEVQDLKDNLRAAVEEVSRRQRV
- the rpsO gene encoding 30S ribosomal protein S15, with translation MSLDSEKKREIIDQHRMHEKDTGSPEVQIAILTEKINYLTEHLKEHKKDHHSRRGLLKMVGQRRGLLNYLKNTNVDRYRAIVEKLGLRR
- a CDS encoding polyribonucleotide nucleotidyltransferase, translating into MQEQGGAPKGPVDTDDRGFFEHHRRVEMDLGGRPISLETGKMARQAGGSVIVSYGGTVVLSAATGSERPREGVDFLPLTVDYEERLYAVGRIPGSWTRREGRPHDKAILAARLADRGLRPLFPEGQKRDVQVVNMVLSVEQDNAPEICAINGASAALMLSEIPFMGPISAVEVGMVDGRLIVNPTHEETQKSLMRLTVAGTRDAVLMVEAEAREVSEDQILKAIALAHDVIRDLCDLQMRLVQEAGRGKVDEEAPGALQSQVESMVRAYLAELIETPQGIPPAKSLEDIRGILEPLRKEHPDEDINQAFKDVLASEIKARVPSLVRGVLREGIQKAVEVSRSGKADGISLKKEREARLDRAQDDAWKRLAPLLPGWEKEVRGVIYKTLKTVVRRMMLDEEVRIDGRSPTEVRPIWCGVGVLPRTHGSALFTRGETQVLTVGTLGAVGDVQMLDDVDEEEYRRFMHHYNFPPFSVGEARPMRGPGRREIGHGALASKAIEAVLPDEESFPYTIRLVSEVLESNGSTSMASVCGSCLCLMDAGVPIKAPVAGVAMGLVKEDDRVVVLTDIQGIEDALGDMDFKVAGTDKGITALQMDVKNTGIGHDVLAKALEQAREGRLHILARMLKTISEPRQDLSPHAPRIISLRIDPERIRDIIGPGGKVIQKLQADTNTKIDVEQDGRVFISASDPEGGARAEQAIRALTAEVTPGEIYTGKVTRLMNFGAFVEILPNKEGLVHISELAEGRVGKVEDVVAVGDEVVVKVLEIDRLGRVNLSRRQALKGSDRGDGCGSRRS
- the nusA gene encoding transcription termination factor NusA, whose translation is MNGEFMMALKQIEREKGVALDVLVEAIEAALISAYRRNFGSVQNVRVEVHRETGEIRVFAKKTVVDEVQDPRQEISLEQARLRRPDYSLDDEIEFEVTPKDFGRIAAQTAKQVVVQRIREAERGIIYEEYSNREGDIVTGVVHRIEHRNVMIELGKAEAILSPAEQVPGEMYRQGERLKSYVIEVKKTTKGPAIYVSRTHPGLLKRLFELEVPEIHDGIVEIKAIAREPGSRSKIAVSSRDPNVDPVGSCVGPKGMRVQTVVNELRGEKIDIVRWDSEVPRFVANALSPAKVLVVEPEANDKVARVTVPDYQLSLAIGKEGQNARLAAKLTGWKIDIKSEQQVKMAEEEAPEDDAGEDEEVTEGGAMGEGKS
- the rimP gene encoding ribosome maturation factor RimP gives rise to the protein MKRKDVESAVERLAHPLASTRGLQLVDVEFVKEGPSLHLRVYVDKPGGVGLDDCQGLHEELGRLVDEAVHTGDPYYLEVSSPGLDRPLKKERDYEVFRGREVNVKTFGPVDGGREFLGTLVGLENGEVVLDIKGHLVRIPREKVASARLALKL
- the truB gene encoding tRNA pseudouridine(55) synthase TruB, with product MVQYFRRLLGQKRVGHTGTLDPGAAGVLPLAVGQATRLAEYLLLLGKSYRFEITLGVTTDTLDASGRVVSEALARVTARDLEGILSVFTGRVQQVPPMVSAVRRQGVRLHTLARRGMEVEREPREVQIYSLHLAAFFPGEHPRALLDLACSSGTYVRVLCQDMGEALGCGAHMSFLVRTVSGPFILGEALLLEEAAGMARAGRAQDMLEPMERGVAHLPEVKVPWDEIGMVATGRPPRLASPDGLVRLVSPGGRLLAVAEGSQGEAKPRKVFVSKLRGEQDEDHQERG